The genomic segment GTTGTTAGAGCTTCTGGAGGACACTGACGTCTCTGTGATCCCCAGCGAGGTTCAGGGAAAGGGGGGTATCTGGAAAGTGATCTTTAAGACCCCTAACCAGGACACTGAATTTCTTGAAAGACTGAACCTCTTTCTAGAGAAAGAGGGGCAGACGGTCTCAGGAATGTTCCGAGCGCTCGGGCACGAGGGAGTGTCTCCAGCGTCCATGCCCTGCGTCTCACAGGAGTTACTGGCCCATCTATTGGGACAGGCAATAGCACATGCCCCTCAACCTCTGCTCCCCATGCGGTACCGGAAACTGAGAATGTTCTCAGGGAGCGCTGCGCCTGCCCCAGAGGAAGAGCCCTTTGAAATCTGGTTGGAACAGGCCACCGAGATAGTCAAAGAGTGGCCGGTAgcagaggcagaaaagaaaagatggtTGACGGAAAGCCTTCGTGGCCCTGCCCTGGACCTCATGCACATAGTCCAGGCAGACAATCCGTCTGTAAGTGTAGAAGAGTGTCTGGAAGCATTTAAGCAAGTGTTTGGAAGCTTGGAGAGTTGTAGGACCTCGCAGGTGAAATACCTGAAGACCTatcaggaggaaggagagaaagtctCAGCCTACGTGTTGCGGTTAGAAACCCTGCTGCGGAGAGCTGTGGAGAAGCGGGCCATTCCCAGGAACATCGCGGACCAGGTCCGCCTGGAGCAGGTCATGGCCGGAGCGAGCCTCAGCGAGATCCTCTGGTGTAGGCTCAGGGAGCTGAAAGACCAGGGGCCGCCTCCCAGCTTCCTGGAGTTAATGAAGGTAATCCgcgaagaagaggaagaagaggccgCTTTTGAAAACGAGAATATTGAAGAGCCAGAAGATGGGGATGGCTATGGCCACTGGGGTAACGATGACTAGAACCCAACTCACAGGGGGACCCACAACCTGGAGGCAGCGCCTTACCAGGCTGAGACcctctcagtctttttttctttaatttgcacAGTTGCAATCAAGGCATTCAAGCCAGGTCTTGATTctcctaagaaaaaaatatacctgAGAGTTCCTTGGACCCTACAtagattattaataaataaaacattaaattccAAGTATGAGATATTACACCTAAAGAATCTGAACCAGGTTTCCTTTAAATACGTCCCCCCAAAagaccaaaataaagaaataatgtgagaaaaaaatatcttttgtcATGTATTTAAAAATCCAAGCTCTTTGACttaagtgttttcctttctcGAATCAGCAAGCTGTCTCTGAGTACCAAGCCATGTGAGGCAGTGTTCAAAGAGCTAATGGTCGTAAACCCACCACCCTGGCCCTGCTCTTGGAGAAGATATAGCCTCTGAGCATGAAAAGCTAAATAACCTTACGTGTAAATAAGTTCACGATGCCAGTAGAAGCCAAGATAAGTGTCATTGCCAAATGAGCACGACATCTCCATTttaggtttctctcttttcctaCAAGCATTTCCAGCTTCTCTGCTGGGTGTCAGATATATGGTTCCAGGCAGTGTGTTGGgccctgaggacacaggggtCCACAATGTGAGGGACATCCTTAAGAAGGGGTAGACATCACGGGAGGGCCAGCCAGAGCATGGGGCGTGTGGGCCATGTTTGGAATCAGGCCAGCCTGGTTAAAGAGGAGGATTTTTAGTGGCGACAAAGggcaaagaggagaggaagagcgCTCACAGTTACTGaggacctgctctgtgccaggcattttacatGTATCTCATTTTGCGTATACAGCATCCCCAACGTGGTATaattatgttcattttaaaagagaaagagggacttccttggcagtccagtggtgaagacttcaccttccaaggcagggggtgcaggttcaatccctggcgggggaactaagatcccacatgcctcatggccaaaaatccaaaatataaaacagaaacaatattgtaacaaattcaataaagactttaaaaacagtccacatctacatatatacaatggaatattactcagccataaaaaggaacgaaattgggacatttgtagagacatggatggacctagagactgtcatacagagtgaagtaagtcagaaagagaaaaacaaatatcgtatattaacgcatatatgtggaatatagaaaaatggtacagatcaaccagtttgcaaggcagaaatagagacacagatgtagagaacaaacatgtggacaccaagggggcgGGTTGGgttggggtgaattgggagattgggattgccatatatacattactaacaagaaaaaaaataccaaattgtccaccctaaatatatgcagtttattgtctgctaactgtatctcaataaaagctctaaaaaaaaaaaattcttaaaacagtccacatcaaaaaaaaaatcttaaaaaaattaattaattaattttaaaaaataaaagagaaggaagaactcAGATGGGTTACATGGTCTGCTCATCATCAAAATGCTAACATGTGGCAGAGCCCAGACGGAAGTCCAAACCTCTCTGACTCTGGCTCATCCTCTCTCCACTGTGATTACGGTATTCAAATTGTGCTTTGCAGTTCTGCAGGGATTTTTCAGCAGTTCCATCTTGAAAATGTATTCTAAACTCTTTAAATCCCTAATAAATAACAGATAGACACAAGTATGTTGATACCCAAATTTTAACATGCTGGCATTTATCAACAGGCTCACTTTTGTTTCCAGATTAACTCATTTTGTGCAGACCTTGGAAGAAAGGTTCCCTTGCAAATTCTGAGCACATATCCAAACTTCTTTTACTTCTTCATCGATTAAGGAAGTCTTAGCACCTCAGAGATGTTTAAATCAGGCCCATGCGTGTCCTGTGACGTCATGTGTGCTTCAAGCAGAAATGAACATCATTTAGTTACATGCTAGGCAAAGCTTCAACACAATTGATGTATAGCAGCATGGTAGCTTTTTATATACAATGAACAAGTGGCTTAACTTCTCTAaatatcagtttcctcatcagaaaaatgGGAGGATAATGGAATAGGGTTGTTGTTAGGATCAAATGACATCACGCCTTTTAAGCACTCAGCATAATATCTGGAACACAGAAAGCCCTCAATACATCAAggctctttttattattttcacaatgCTTATTGTCTGGTCAATGCAtgctctcttccttttctaacaGTCCTGCAGTAACAAGTAAATGTGTAATCTGGCTGTCAGGTTGTGACAATATTACATTAGAAACCATTTCGGCACTTGTGGTAAGTTTGAGCGCTTGTTGTCTGTTATCTTTGTGATAAATTTTCCAGCTATTGTTGGCTATTGTTAGtgattataagaaataaattctttCTGATCATGAATAATTTTAACTGAATGTCCTGAGATTgtaagaaaagcatttttttaaaaaggtaccgTTTGTGATCATTTAAGTTATACTTCTCAATATTGTTCAATCAAAGTGATACAACTGTCATCCTATACACCctgattttgtgtgttttttgtatTCATGAAAATGGCCTCATTGTTCGCATGTATTCACAGTATGCAAATTAAAGTGTTATAAATgtgaagttataaaataaatacatactggTAAAATTCTGAGTTTTTTTCTGCTTCGTGTCGTGCACAAACTATTGCTTGAAGAAGGGATttcattactaaaaaaaaaattgagaggtaAGATTAAAAAATCAAGCTAAAACCAAAAGGGCTTGAactcttctagaaaaaaaaacctgagagcaAAATGCTGGAATGGGAATACTTGGGCTTTGTTTCCAAGGATGAGAGAGAGCTCAGTCTACCCACCATTGATTTCCCTTTTAAACTACAAGAAACAACAGATGGAGGCCAGTTCCCTCAGAGACCTCCAGCTCATTTGCTTAGGCAAGTAACTGTACAGATACATTCACCAGACTCTATTCTGCCAATGGTGAAATGACCTAAAGGTGAAATACTGCATTTCTTGATGAAATCATTTTtcgctattataaatatataaaagggaTAAAATTCCTCTTGCCTTTGGCCCTCTTgaaatttcttcccttcttttctacAGCACAATGGGGGAGCATTCCTCAGGGGCTGTACACAGTGCAGATCTACCCATTATAAGATGGGTGTCTGAAGGGATACCCAACACCCTCTCCCAATCACTTGCACAAAACCTTCTGGGAGATTGGTCTCACCTTGTACTTAATCTGTCTCTGGTTCTGACCCTTGGAGACTGAGGCTTCCAAGATTACATAACCTACTGCTGAAGTTAACTTTTCACCAGGGGCCACCCGCCTCTTCAGGCCGTAGATATCACCTGATATCTCCTCCTGTACCAGCCAGTCCTGCCAAGCCTCTCCTTCTGTTGTCTTCTGCTGTCCATCCTAAACGCAAGACTCTCCGGTCATCAGTTCCCATCTTTACTCTCACGTCCACCCTACACTGTGCCTTCTCCCCACTGCTGATCTTTGAGACCCTCCTACATGCCTACCGGATATTCCACGATGTCCTGGACAAACTAGCCTATGTTATCAGAGCCCTTGCAGAGTACCCTGTCACCATATTCGTTAATTGAACTCTGGTCCTCCTCGTAATCTGTTGTCCTCAAGTCCCTTGAGTGGAAACTTCTCAGCCTCCCCGACTCAGGAGAGATTGGAGAGTGGTGACAGCATCTCTTTTGTTCACCATCACTTTCCCACCTGCAAACACCTTTGCTCCCTCCTGGCATGTGCTCACTCACTCTGCCCCATCTCCC from the Hippopotamus amphibius kiboko isolate mHipAmp2 chromosome 2, mHipAmp2.hap2, whole genome shotgun sequence genome contains:
- the PNMA2 gene encoding paraneoplastic antigen Ma2, with amino-acid sequence MALALLEDWCRIMSVDDQKSLMVMGIPLDCNEAEIQEILRETLKSLGRYRMLGKIFRKQENANAVLLELLEDTDVSVIPSEVQGKGGIWKVIFKTPNQDTEFLERLNLFLEKEGQTVSGMFRALGHEGVSPASMPCVSQELLAHLLGQAIAHAPQPLLPMRYRKLRMFSGSAAPAPEEEPFEIWLEQATEIVKEWPVAEAEKKRWLTESLRGPALDLMHIVQADNPSVSVEECLEAFKQVFGSLESCRTSQVKYLKTYQEEGEKVSAYVLRLETLLRRAVEKRAIPRNIADQVRLEQVMAGASLSEILWCRLRELKDQGPPPSFLELMKVIREEEEEEAAFENENIEEPEDGDGYGHWGNDD